From Hyla sarda isolate aHylSar1 chromosome 12, aHylSar1.hap1, whole genome shotgun sequence:
aggaaggaaggtaagagaccttcctcctgaagaacagctgttcgggatgccgctgtatatatatatatttttatatatatattttataccgcggcgatcccgaacagctccctgagctaaccggcacattttactttcacttttagccgcgaggttcagctttgagcgcggctaaagggttaatagcgcgcggcaccgcgatcagtgccgcgcgctattagcggcgggtcccggcttcactatgacgctgggcccgccgtgatatgatgtggggttaccgtgtaaccccgcgttatatcacgggagcgggactaggggcgtaagtttactcccttggtccttaacaggttaagttaTAGCCGTCAGCATGCTTCAGGAGATGGGCTCAATAGACTATAATGGAACCTGTCTGCTGTAATAAATTGGACTGCACGCCGAGTCTGAGGGTGAAGCGTGCTACAATGCACTTCACTCTGTTATAACTTACAATCAGAGAGGATCTTCATACTAAGACCCCACCCATCATAACTTTTAATATGTCAGTGCGACATATCAAGTTACCGTAAATCACAGTGATGCTTTAATTTCCCTGTTGTGCCACAACAGGTGAAAGGAAGCATTACACGGTGTCCAATCATATCAATGGATTGTCTTGTAATGCAGGACAGGGCaataaaattttatttgatcAACCAAATCTAAAAACATAATTGGATTCAAGCACCTGAGGCTACAAAGGGATATAAAAACTCTTTTAGACTAAtcacaggtacattttaaagaaAAGCATCTATTTTACCTTAACTTTGGCGGTCAACATTTCCATAGCTTCCTTCTCTCTTCTTAAGTCATTCATCTTCTTTTCTTTCTCTTGTAAGAGTTTCAGTTTCTCCTCTGCCACCAGACTGTGGTCTTCTACGATAGCTTTCTTTTCTATCTCCAGTTTCTCCTGCTGCTCCTGCCAGTAGTCTTCCTTATCCTCTACTTCATCTTCTCCCTCACAAGAGTCTCCATCTTCATCATCTTCTCCCGCCCCATCTACGCCCGTTCTTCTTTTCCCCCTCCTACGTCTTTTACCCACAACCCTCTTCTCCAGTTGCGCCTTCAGCCTTGCAATTTCTTCTTGGAACTCCCTTAGTAACGCATCCTTGGGGTCTTCATTTACTCTAGGTTTGTTCTTGATGTTTTTGGCACGGTTGGAGTAACGGAGGGTGGTCAGGGTCTCCTCAACGTTATAAGAGGCAGGGCCAATATTGGCCACCATGACTGTTTTTGCATTGCCACCCAAAGAGTCTTGTAACAATCTAGTGAGTTTTGAATCCCTGTAAGGTATGTGGGTGCTCCTGCCATCTACGAGAGCCGATATCACATTTCCtaatgcagagagggacagattgATCTTTGTCGCCTCTTTTAGCCTCTCCCCTTGAGCTCCAGTCTTTGTTTGCCGCTCGCTTCCAGCCAAGTCTACTAGATTTAACTTGCCCACGCGGATGTGGTTTTCACCATCCAAGCCAAGCTCACTACACTCGATAGTGATCATGAAGATAGCGTGCGAGCGTGAGCTGTGCTCATTCATATTGGTTGCTCCAACAGAGCGGTTTTGGTTCCCAACATTCATTACGTGTTCAATCTCTTTCACACTCTTGGTGACAAAAGACGACAGGTCCTTGACATACACGCCAGTGTCAGGTCTTTCTTTTAGCTCCAGGCGCTTTGCCTGGTCTTTAGACAGAAGGTCTCGTATTTCCTCTTGATAGATTTCCAGATACGATGCTCTCACTAGGTACTGCTGGTTCTGGGACCTTGAAATGTGTGTGAAGATATGTTCAAATGAGTTAGGTATGACCCCCCTCTTCTCCGGGTCATTCCTTATCCCTTCCATTGTATACGTTTTCCCGGTGCCCGTTTGGCCATATGCAAAAATTGTTCCATTGAAGCCGAGCAAGACGGAATCCACCAGAGGCCTGAACGTCTCATCGTAAAGCTCCACCTGCTTGGAGTTACAGTCGTAGACTGCATCAAAGGTGAACGTTTTCGGCATCTCACTGGAGGCTCCTTTCTGAATCCTTACTGACACCTGGCCAAGCTTTACATCCACAGCTACCACTTTATCAAAGCCAGCAGATGTCTCCTTGCTGTTCATTGGCCGACATCGCACCACAACTCGCACAGTCTCAGAGCTCTTCAACTTAGACATTTTGTATGGATTTGTGGGGGGCACTTATCAAGTCTTCCAATCACCACCCTAAAGAGAGAAagagaataaatatataatgtgtgggttAAAATGTTAGTTTAACTTAAAATCAACCTACATGTAGACAGATTTCTTGTGTATTCTGGCATGTAATGTAATACATAGTGGCTCTGCAGAACATCTGTCATCTCTGTGGAGAACGCCCGCCCTGGAGTCTGCACAAGGTCAGTGGGCCATCAAATTGGGTCACATTAAAAGGAAGAGACATGCTATCTGCTCTCACTATGCTTAAAGCCTATCAAATGCAGCTACATACAGGTGTATTATACTTAAAGGACCAGTACCTAAAAATCAGCAGCTTATAAttgtgcagctctggagaattatacaagatataactcaggatcagtacaggatcagtaatgtaatgtacacagtgaccccaccagcagaatagcgagtacagctctggagtagaatacaggatataactcagaatcagtacaggataagtaatgtaatgtatgtgcaaagtgacctcaccagcagaatagcgagtgcagcttTAAGTTTAATAAAGGATATGTTATGTTTGTACGCAGACATTGCTTATTAATAGATaggcattttgggggagatttatcaaaacctgtccaaaggaaaattggttagttgcccatagcaaccagattgcttctttcatttttaacaaggccaatgaaaaatgaaagaagcaatctttggacaggttttgataactctccccctttGTCGCTGGCAGCTAACATGACAAGAACCTCTGCCCccactctctctctccaccttttCTCTATCACTTCTATTATTTCCCAGGTGCTAATGAGCCGATGTCATACGCCTCCCCCCAGGTCTTGCATATTGCAGAATAATGGCGCTGACACTGTTATGATCAGAGCAGCAGATGACTAAAGCATTGATCAATAAGCATTCTGCATTATTGTGATAGGTTCTTTCTTAGGTTACAAGAGGTCTCGCCACTCAGCCTTACAGCAGTCATCAGGCAGGACGTACTGTACCTTTAAGCTGCTGCTTGTAGTAAGTTCCTTTTGGGAGCTCAGAATACAAAGctctacagtgtgtgtgtgatgtgctcAGCAGCAGCCGGACACGAGATCTGCGCCCATGATGAGGGAGCAAAGATGCCTAGTGATGGGACGGTGACTGCATCACTAGAATCCTCATCTGCTCATCACAGGACCACTTCCCTTTCAGGGCTCTTAAAGAGCTGGTAGTGCAAAACACATATGATCGCTCCTCATTTGGTTAATGTCTTCCCTCAGCATctttataatataatgacattccCTTTTGGCTATTTCTACTTATTTTTTAAGTGCAGTGCAACTTGTTTTTTAGGATTTGTTAAGGAAAAACTATCTGTCCAACACACTGTAATAGCCAAAACTGCCAGTAATTAACAGATGTGGACAAAACATGCAAAAGTCTAGGCTAATTGTACAGAAGATCtgtggttctgcagcagctgacagGTGTATTGGTTGTGCACTGAGGTGTAAATTATGAGCATGTGAAACAGCAGGGGTGTGAGTTATGATCATGTATAGCAGCATAGGGTGAGCACTATGAGGTTCTGTAGAAGCAGGGGTGtgcattatgaggttctgcagcagcagtCATGTGCAATATGAGGTTCTGTAGCAGCAGTCATGTGCAATATGAGGTTCTACCACAGCTGGGGAGCATTATGAGGTCCTGCAGCAAATGAAGCGTTCATTTTAATGTCTTTCATGGCCTTGGGCACAGTACTCAGAAACAAATTAatggttaaaagggttatccaccataaggggattttagtacgtacctggcagacagtaatggacatgcttaggaaggatctgcgcttgtcttggggctaaatggctaagttgtgatattaccataacactgtggctagctttttgtgaactggtatttcccgttttagttttcttcttttgtctacaaatcccataattccatgttcctccctcccacacatcagccaccacacccattgacacataaatgagctgcatccattcaaaagacctgtggttttcaatcagggtgcctacagctgttgcattagttgcagatcgatccctccccccattgaagcagacaagctccctgtcatcagctgactagtgagtcaggtctcgaccgcattgcaacttgggaaaaatcttagaaaacactaattttgtatgctggtaaaaaataaatataataaataataaaatataaaaaaaaaaatatttgtgtgaaaatcagaattgtaagaaaactgtcacacacaggtacagacactatattatgaactacactaactttacagcccctgtagcatagtcaaaaaaatgagatttttgtttacttaccgtaaaatctctttctcggaggatccattgggggacacagaccgtgggtgtatgctgatgtctctaggaggtgtgacactatggtaagaaaaaaagttggctcctcccagcaggatataccccccttcaggctctgagctaatcagtttaagttccagagcaataggaggagaccaacaggtcaaagaaaaaccccaaactgtccgagaaacagaagaaaaaaacataactgaacacgccctcggacagagaaccaaaggaaaatcccaaaatgggcgggagctgtgtcccccaatggatccttcgagaaagagattttatggtaagtaaacaaaaatgtccttttctctatcggctccattgggggacacagaccgtgggacgtaccaaagctgtcccttgggtgggcagataagcagtcaggcagacggccgatccactgccgcctgcaacactttacgacccagactagcatcagccgatgcgaaagtaaaAACTctgtaaaacctcgagaaagtgtgcaaagacgactaggtagccgccttgcaaatctgtgaggccgaggctctattctggagagcccaagaTGCCCCAGCAGaatgggtagaatgagccacaaccctgaaaggaggaatcttccccttacagcgacaggcttccgaaatggcgaaccgaatccaccgagaaatggtggccttggaagcaggttgtcccttgcgacgaccttccgtgaggacgaaaaaggaatcacactgacgaaacgaagaactGATGGAGAGATAaaaccgaacagcccgaactacatccagcttgtgtagtaagcgctccttaggatgagaaggagcaggacaaaatgacgggaggacaatgtcctcattgagatgaaaggccaagaccaccttaggcaaaaaggaaggatctggccggaaaacaaccttgccctggtggatcaccagaaacggagaacgtccggaaagagctgccaatttaGACACCCTTCGGATGGAggcgatagcaacaagaaacgccactttccaagaaaggaggcggagagacacctctctaaggggctcaaagggtgcaccctggagagcactcagaaccaaattcaagtcccaaggaggaGATGGTGACCGatgaggaacagcgtgcgccactccttgaaagaaggtccggacatgagaattagaagcctggggccgctggaaaagaacagcaagggccgaaacctgacctttaagtgaactaagagacaaccccagttccaaccccgactgtaaaaaggagagaagacggggaactgaGAAGGTTAcaggggagaagtcctgagcttcacaccaacaaaaataagaccgcaaaatacggtggtaaattcttgcggaggagggcttacgagccttgagcatggtgtgaatgacttgggaagagaacccacgggccctcaaaaccgcggtctcaaccgccaagccgtcaaatgcagcgactgtaaattgggatggcaaagaggaccctgagagagcaggtccggacggagcggaaggcacagtggagcgtcgtccaggagcctgactacgtcggcgtaccacgaccttcagtgccaatctggagctacctgAATGGCGGGGaagtcctctgccttgagcttccttagcaccctgggaaggagcggaagaggagggaacagatatgGTAGGACAAACcctgcccaaggaatcactagggcgtccacagccagagcctgagggtcccggaacttggacacaaaagtaaggatcttccgattgtgccgggacgcgaagaggtccacgcccggaatgccccagaggtcgcagagctgcgcaaagacctctggatgtagagaccactcgccagggtcgggtgaggaccgactgaggaagtccgcttcccagttgagaactcccggaatgtgaatcgccgaaatggacggaaccttgctctccgcccaggcgagaatcttggtcacctcggccatggctgccgagctgcaagtgcagccctgtcgatttatgtacaccacggccgtggcgttgtccaactgaacgcggacaggacgggactgaagacgggactcccaatgaagaagacaaagaagaatcgcccgtaactCCAATAtttttatcggaagaagggtctcctggggaggccagagtccctgaaccgtccaatccctgaacacaccgccccagcccgacaggttggcgtccgttgtaacaacctgcaagtgaaggggaagaaacgaccgcccttggagaaaaaggggggagcggagccaccagagcagagactgacggaccctgcgagggagaacaatctgacgatcgagggacagaggagacctgttccatcgagagagaatcgccagttgaagggggcggtaatgaaactgggcaaagggtaaggcctccatagttgccaccatccgaccaaggacttccatacaagtgcggatggggactgagacctgggtccgaagggagcggacccccgaccgaaGCGCCAGACGATTGTCCGGCGGGAGACAAAtttgggcagaggccgtgtcgaattgaagtcccaggaaggttataGACTGAataggacggaggactgacttgtcccggttgaccatccacccgaagcaatccagagtgtggagagtgacatcCCGAtcctccagagtctgggctctggttggagccttgatgagaaggtcatccAGATAGGGTGTaaccgagattcccctcgaccgtaacaggcccatcactggcgcaaggatctttgtaaagacccaaggagccgtggctagaccaaaggggagggctatgaattgaaagtgcccctccggaaccgcaaagcggaggtaccgatgatggcctggaaatattggcacatggaggtaggcatccttgatgtccaccgattaagggaactccccttgttccagggatgccaccaccgaacggagagattccattcggaagtggcggataagaAGGTGACGGTTTAGATGCTTGAGGTCTAAGATTGGTCGCACaaaaccgtccttcttggggaccacaaaaagattttaatagaaaccctgaaaccgttcccctggaggaacgggaacgataaccccctggagaagcagagaccggagagccgctcgaaattgcttcgccaggaggaggagaccggggggggcccgggatcgaaaaaagcgatccctcagaAGGGAGGCGAATTCAATACgttaaccgttggacaccacgtccctgacccaagagtcctgaatgtgtgaggtccagatgtctcgaaaaagcaagagacgacctcccacccgagaagaaaccgcgggtgagggcctcacttcatgcagaagtgggtttgcgattgcctgatttgggcgcaaaacggccggaccgaTTGGAGTCTGACTTCCAAGACAGGCGTGCCCGGAACCAGGGAGCcctcttgtcccgcgagggcgcctgcccggaccctttgctggagccagaggtccgaaaggaaaaggacttcctttgggaagtagggcgtgccttattttgaggtaacaaggaactcttacctcccgttgcctcagagataatctcatcaaggcgtttgccaaaaagacggccacccataaagggaagctcagtgagagatcttttggaagcggcatccgcattccaagctttaagccacatagagcggcagagagccgctaggtgacccacagcaaaggcagaacaacggctgactgcatggaagctgcgcacaggaagtccccagctttagagcatttgagagccagagcagatagatcctctgggggggatcccgctaagatatcctgatggagcttttggcaccactccgacagaaccttggacacccatgtcgaggcgaagatgggaagaagagaagagccagctgcttcagaggcaaacttcgctaaggattctaacTTCTTGttcgtgggatccttgaaggcagcggcatctgccagagacagtgtagtcgccttagagatccgggagattggtggatccactgagggaggggaaaccaccttagtgacaaagtccttgtcaaatggataacgttcttgaattgtccCGGGAATTTCCCGGTaatcttgtctggatgtttccatgcagattccagaatgtcatcaaagtcagcgtgagagctgaaactTTGAgttgctggcttagcacgatgaaaggatactcctggattgacatccgaagatcctgggtcctctaagtgaaatgtgtctcttatggctgttaccaatgagttcaccgttgcaattgagtccgagcggtcctctgagtcagatcccggctcggaagcctcgtccaccagttcaccaggagaatgtgaatgagtagaggcagtcctggaggggtgcgatcctgaccgggtacgcggctctggcgtagcagagcggcgactccgagaacgtcctctggaggagcgacgtttgtgcccagatgacagggggagggcgggacccacgaggggaacgctcacgtctatctgaagactcaatggaagagtcagacgaggcacccctagtacgcttgtgagagtgtAAAGTATGTGGAGAtgaggagcgggccctctcagaggccctgagcagggaagaccccttcaaggcggacaccacttcccgggaggcctcagccaccgaacgggagacttgggtcaagtcagctatatattgggtcagggaagaaacccaggctggcggagcggctgaacccaccggaaccgaaagggcatcagggggtaccagggggagcagtggagcaggcagggcaagtgggctcggtAGAGCCAGGCATTTTTGtactacagtgcttacagacaaaataagtcactgaggttccaggtttctgtttagggggggggggggggggctctgggtacggacatcaTGAGAAAAAaggacaggaactttctcaccctagtctgtgtcccctggcagctgcagtgaggagaatggCTCCGTGCAGCTAGTGTGAGAAAACAGGTCAGCCAATAGCAGtggggggcgtgcctgaagc
This genomic window contains:
- the KIF3B gene encoding kinesin-like protein KIF3B is translated as MSKLKSSETVRVVVRCRPMNSKETSAGFDKVVAVDVKLGQVSVRIQKGASSEMPKTFTFDAVYDCNSKQVELYDETFRPLVDSVLLGFNGTIFAYGQTGTGKTYTMEGIRNDPEKRGVIPNSFEHIFTHISRSQNQQYLVRASYLEIYQEEIRDLLSKDQAKRLELKERPDTGVYVKDLSSFVTKSVKEIEHVMNVGNQNRSVGATNMNEHSSRSHAIFMITIECSELGLDGENHIRVGKLNLVDLAGSERQTKTGAQGERLKEATKINLSLSALGNVISALVDGRSTHIPYRDSKLTRLLQDSLGGNAKTVMVANIGPASYNVEETLTTLRYSNRAKNIKNKPRVNEDPKDALLREFQEEIARLKAQLEKRVVGKRRRRGKRRTGVDGAGEDDEDGDSCEGEDEVEDKEDYWQEQQEKLEIEKKAIVEDHSLVAEEKLKLLQEKEKKMNDLRREKEAMEMLTAKVKAMESKLLVGGKNIVDHTNEQQKILEQKRHEIAEQKRREREMQQEMESRDEETLELKETYSSLQQEVDIKTKKLKKLFSKLQAVKAEIHDLQEEHIKERQELEQTQNELTRELKLKHLIIENFIPMEEKNKMMNRCYFEEEEDQWKLHPISRLDNQQMMNRPTSAVGYKRPLCHHAKMSMMVRPDPRYRAENIVLLELDMPSRTTRDYEGPAVAPKVQAALEAALQDEDDIQVDASTFESSASKKSKARPKTGRRTAPPPGPSGSSHFPQSRGLVPK